A single genomic interval of Spirosoma taeanense harbors:
- a CDS encoding histidine kinase dimerization/phosphoacceptor domain -containing protein: MGKYVVFGWLLLLLCLSASAGQAQSTLLYFDEPPKETLGRNRNQLTINRFFTDRDDFLWFVSGSGLSRYDGHEIVTVRFDPANLNSLSSARVADMIQDERGTFWITTRDGGLNAYNQQTGNVVHFRHLPTNKTSLSSDKLRFLQRDESGYLWIGSDYGMNRFDPKTGSTVHFLPKPGEAGQLQGNPLSPILVAPSHIYVCTTAGFEQFDRTSNRWQCFPTVNKLGVPVINATDGLNVVNGLCKDRRGLIWMGVPDQTGLRVFNPKTGQINWFDKQTADGKPIPFPKVILEDRAGRLWLCCDNDIFRISADRTVVEQCTPVAISNGEQLKELVTLYEDGQGLIWLERMSDKNPLFFDPRQERHANIPLPRLSNTAGAIPTRPVTEYLMPDLEGFLWISTDLGLIRYKPGQSRLGQSRPGLDEMKVVLKQPLTYFTIPLPGSVRTSLDPYLLVGAEAGLFVYNKKTGRLTPVRLVKAGSKTIQNAIASVVDQDGDLWISTWGQGLFRIPKGGLSVETGLVSTYEQWKNDPTNANSLLSNTLQKIAVDAQNTVWVCGAAHGLSRVNKRTRQVQRFVLRQGDPYGLASNYTFAPMIDKQDDVWITSGYSAPLQKLSVKTGRFKKYGAVNGFTDDYFAHATLDRTGKIWFNQHQVVSCIDPLTERVTTFPQFVGNSIYSTPITALATTGEIYFGCQNNLRRFGPTDTIHNIPKASSPLRLVGVSCFDIDGTQTMRPMLPDRWRANELALSHRENTLELKFALLDYRNTSSRAYAYSLTGPNDEPQWVSIGLKNTVDFAQMKPGTYLFHLKARNSDGIWTNLAPFRIHISPPWWQSFWAYAAYALLLLVGFWYLLTVRLREQARELALQEAVVIKQQRDEIAQKNAQNELLLKEIHHRVKNNLEVVSSLLALQSAKVTDPNVQEAIQASQNRVQSMGIIHQKLYQGKQLGAIEMRDYFNNLGESILDSFDAASRVTINCSMPELVLDIDTAVSIGLITNELMTNSLKYAFIGRDNGTIRISLTRMGDDSLLLMVADNGIGKQPVEAVNETGFGTQLVELLTRQLDGILTYENQNGTLVKLCFKQPAIA, from the coding sequence ATGGGTAAATACGTTGTTTTTGGGTGGCTCCTCCTGCTATTGTGCCTGTCCGCGTCTGCCGGGCAGGCACAATCCACGTTGCTTTACTTCGACGAGCCCCCCAAAGAGACGCTGGGCCGCAACCGAAATCAACTAACCATCAATCGATTCTTTACCGACCGCGACGATTTTCTCTGGTTCGTCAGCGGCAGTGGCCTGAGCAGGTACGACGGCCATGAGATTGTAACGGTGCGCTTTGATCCGGCGAATTTGAACTCCCTCTCCTCGGCGCGGGTGGCGGATATGATTCAGGACGAGCGAGGCACGTTCTGGATAACCACCCGCGACGGGGGCCTTAATGCCTACAATCAGCAAACTGGCAACGTGGTCCATTTTCGCCACCTGCCCACCAACAAAACCAGTTTGTCGTCGGATAAGCTCCGGTTTCTTCAACGCGATGAATCTGGCTATCTCTGGATCGGCAGCGATTATGGCATGAATCGGTTCGACCCCAAAACAGGTAGCACTGTCCATTTTTTGCCCAAACCGGGCGAGGCAGGGCAGTTGCAGGGAAATCCGCTGTCGCCCATTTTAGTGGCCCCCAGCCATATTTATGTTTGTACAACGGCTGGATTCGAGCAGTTTGACAGAACCAGTAACCGTTGGCAGTGCTTTCCGACTGTCAATAAATTAGGGGTACCCGTCATCAACGCCACTGATGGTCTCAATGTGGTTAACGGCCTCTGCAAGGATCGTCGGGGCCTGATCTGGATGGGGGTTCCGGACCAAACCGGGCTGCGGGTCTTTAACCCTAAAACAGGACAAATCAATTGGTTCGATAAGCAAACGGCCGATGGCAAACCCATTCCGTTTCCAAAAGTAATTCTGGAAGATCGGGCGGGGCGGCTTTGGCTTTGCTGCGATAACGACATCTTCCGCATTTCAGCCGACCGGACCGTCGTGGAGCAATGCACACCCGTAGCCATCAGCAATGGGGAACAACTCAAGGAATTGGTAACCCTCTACGAAGATGGACAGGGGTTAATCTGGCTGGAGAGGATGAGCGACAAAAACCCGCTTTTTTTCGACCCCCGTCAGGAACGCCACGCCAACATTCCACTGCCCAGATTGAGTAACACCGCCGGTGCCATTCCGACCCGACCCGTAACGGAGTACCTCATGCCCGATTTGGAAGGCTTCCTTTGGATCAGTACCGATCTGGGCCTGATTCGATACAAGCCGGGCCAATCCAGGCTGGGTCAATCCAGGCCGGGTCTGGATGAGATGAAGGTTGTCTTAAAGCAACCCCTCACCTATTTCACCATCCCGCTGCCAGGTTCGGTTAGAACCAGCCTCGATCCATACCTGCTGGTAGGAGCAGAGGCTGGCTTGTTCGTATACAACAAAAAAACGGGTCGTCTTACACCTGTTCGTTTAGTTAAGGCCGGGAGTAAGACGATTCAGAACGCCATCGCTTCGGTTGTTGACCAGGATGGTGACCTCTGGATTTCGACCTGGGGTCAGGGGCTCTTCCGTATTCCGAAGGGCGGCTTATCGGTCGAGACGGGGCTGGTAAGTACGTATGAACAGTGGAAAAACGACCCCACCAATGCCAACAGTTTACTCTCAAACACGCTCCAGAAAATTGCGGTCGATGCCCAGAACACGGTGTGGGTGTGCGGAGCCGCTCACGGCCTTAGTCGGGTAAACAAACGAACCCGGCAAGTGCAGCGGTTTGTGCTCCGGCAAGGCGACCCCTACGGACTGGCCAGCAACTACACCTTTGCGCCCATGATTGATAAGCAGGATGATGTATGGATAACGAGTGGGTATTCGGCTCCCTTACAGAAGCTGTCGGTCAAAACAGGACGATTCAAAAAATATGGTGCAGTAAACGGGTTCACGGATGATTATTTTGCCCACGCTACCCTCGACAGAACCGGCAAAATCTGGTTCAACCAGCATCAGGTGGTCTCCTGTATCGACCCCCTTACCGAGCGCGTAACCACGTTTCCGCAGTTTGTCGGCAACTCGATTTACTCGACGCCCATTACAGCACTGGCTACTACCGGCGAGATTTATTTCGGTTGCCAGAACAACTTACGGCGGTTTGGGCCAACCGATACCATTCACAACATTCCTAAAGCCTCCTCACCGCTGCGGTTGGTGGGCGTTTCCTGCTTCGACATAGACGGAACGCAAACCATGCGGCCCATGCTCCCGGATCGCTGGCGAGCCAATGAGCTGGCATTGTCGCACCGGGAAAACACCTTAGAACTAAAATTTGCGCTGCTGGATTACCGCAACACCAGCAGTCGTGCCTATGCCTATTCCCTAACTGGACCGAATGACGAGCCACAATGGGTAAGCATCGGCCTGAAAAACACCGTTGATTTTGCCCAGATGAAGCCGGGAACGTACCTGTTCCACCTGAAAGCCCGCAACAGCGACGGAATTTGGACAAATCTGGCGCCCTTCCGCATACACATCAGCCCACCTTGGTGGCAAAGCTTTTGGGCTTATGCGGCTTATGCGCTGCTGCTGCTAGTCGGCTTTTGGTACTTATTGACGGTCCGTCTGCGTGAACAAGCCCGCGAACTAGCCCTGCAGGAAGCCGTCGTCATTAAACAACAGCGCGACGAGATTGCTCAGAAAAATGCTCAGAACGAACTCCTGCTGAAAGAGATTCATCATCGGGTCAAGAATAATCTGGAAGTGGTGTCAAGCTTGCTGGCCTTGCAATCGGCTAAAGTTACTGACCCCAACGTACAGGAAGCCATACAGGCCAGTCAAAACCGGGTGCAGAGTATGGGCATTATTCACCAGAAACTGTATCAGGGCAAGCAGTTAGGGGCTATAGAAATGCGCGATTATTTTAACAATCTGGGCGAAAGCATTCTCGATTCGTTCGATGCCGCCAGTCGCGTCACCATCAATTGTTCGATGCCCGAGCTAGTACTGGATATTGACACGGCGGTTTCCATAGGGCTAATAACGAATGAGTTAATGACAAACTCGCTTAAATATGCCTTTATCGGTAGGGACAACGGCACAATTCGCATCAGCCTGACGCGGATGGGCGACGATTCGTTGCTGTTGATGGTAGCCGACAATGGCATTGGTAAACAGCCTGTGGAAGCAGTCAATGAAACGGGCTTCGGCACCCAGTTGGTGGAACTGCTAACCCGCCAGCTCGATGGTATACTTACCTACGAAAACCAGAATGGGACATTGGTCAAACTCTGCTTCAAGCAGCCAGCCATTGCCTAG
- a CDS encoding TolB-like translocation protein: MKGFLLMTCLLAILASCDKDQQQSYKPVFSETPVNLGKINSVDDDYNSNLSVVGEVIALTFSSKRGGRSDFNFVQESFNYAFDTKKGTFSFDNQPYGGLDVVQEQRPVYWATDIANSTANELGPYIRSYDHDIFRDGYTRHYGEYLMLFASDRTGNLDIYLTHNYQSTTTTTSTNSNNLNAKTFTQPVRIPCLNSSADDGYPTFDKTYSAIYFTSNRAGSFDLYKAILPDVARTELHSQLPSLTNVRVERVAELSSTADDKCPFIDGNMMVFTSNRPGGYGGYDLYYSKWDGSQWSTPVNFGPTINTSHDEYRPILNNKLKFSNQLMIFSSNRPGGKGGFDLYMVGIPR; this comes from the coding sequence ATGAAAGGCTTTCTGCTTATGACATGCCTGCTGGCAATTTTAGCTAGCTGTGACAAGGATCAGCAACAAAGTTATAAACCTGTATTTTCCGAAACCCCGGTAAATCTTGGTAAAATCAACTCGGTTGATGACGACTACAATTCTAACCTGAGTGTAGTCGGTGAGGTTATAGCTCTGACTTTTTCGTCAAAGCGGGGCGGCCGGTCAGATTTTAACTTTGTGCAGGAATCGTTTAACTACGCATTTGATACGAAGAAGGGTACCTTTTCATTTGACAATCAGCCGTATGGCGGGCTGGATGTTGTACAGGAACAGCGACCCGTTTACTGGGCGACCGATATCGCCAACTCAACAGCGAACGAACTAGGACCCTATATTCGTTCGTACGACCATGACATATTCAGGGATGGCTATACTCGACATTATGGAGAGTATTTGATGTTATTTGCTTCTGATCGGACAGGCAATCTGGACATCTACCTGACCCATAACTATCAGTCTACTACAACGACAACATCAACGAACAGCAACAATCTCAATGCAAAAACCTTTACACAACCGGTCCGCATACCATGTCTGAATTCGTCAGCCGACGACGGCTATCCGACATTCGACAAAACGTATAGTGCTATCTATTTCACCTCAAATCGAGCTGGTTCGTTCGATTTATATAAAGCAATTTTACCTGACGTTGCCCGTACCGAGTTACACAGCCAGTTGCCATCGTTGACAAACGTACGGGTAGAGCGCGTGGCCGAATTATCCTCAACGGCCGATGATAAATGCCCGTTTATCGACGGAAATATGATGGTTTTTACTTCAAACCGACCTGGCGGTTACGGTGGCTATGACTTGTATTATAGTAAATGGGATGGAAGCCAATGGTCCACTCCTGTCAACTTTGGCCCAACCATCAATACGTCGCATGATGAGTATCGGCCAATCCTGAACAATAAGCTGAAATTTAGTAATCAGCTTATGATTTTTTCTTCGAACCGGCCAGGTGGCAAAGGTGGTTTCGATTTATACATGGTTGGCATACCTCGATAG
- a CDS encoding YybH family protein gives MRISSFTFVLLLLISLSAFAQKDMKADIMAANQKFMEAYQKGATTLTSLYTTDARLLPPNSEPVQGASAIGDFWKGVYGMGIKRAKLETMEAEQQGDQVVELGRYTLYGPNDAQIDTGKYMVVWKKENGDWKLHRDIWNTSAPASMAAK, from the coding sequence ATGCGTATTTCATCCTTTACCTTCGTACTGTTGCTGCTTATAAGCTTATCGGCTTTTGCTCAGAAAGATATGAAAGCCGACATTATGGCTGCCAATCAGAAATTTATGGAGGCTTATCAGAAGGGGGCAACCACGCTGACCAGTCTCTACACGACCGACGCCAGATTATTACCTCCTAATAGCGAGCCTGTCCAGGGTGCTTCGGCTATCGGAGACTTCTGGAAGGGCGTTTACGGTATGGGCATTAAACGAGCCAAGCTTGAGACGATGGAAGCCGAACAGCAGGGAGACCAGGTTGTGGAATTAGGGCGTTATACACTCTACGGGCCTAACGATGCGCAGATAGATACGGGCAAATACATGGTTGTCTGGAAGAAAGAAAATGGGGACTGGAAACTGCACCGCGACATCTGGAATACCAGCGCACCCGCCAGCATGGCCGCCAAGTAA
- a CDS encoding amidase family protein: MKKVCILLLLALASCKVTQKSAIPTWTPYDESDELAKTATHESQRMRFKLIQSRNLDKNELWKQVSKQLTNFSAKDYEALKPFILEQDIPTLQAAVQSGKLTYEKLTQWYLYRIATYENDRDKFLNNLIAINPNAVAEARQRDKNKSAVSHPIYGMPIILKDNINLSGLPTTAGAQAFSNNISPKDAFIVDRLQDQGAIFLAKANLSEWANFMCLDCPNGYSAMGGQTLNPYGRKRFDTGGSSSGSGSTVAANYAVGAVGTETSGSILSPSSANSLVGLKPTTGLLSRGGIVPISSTFDTPGPMTRTVVDAAILLSAMTGEDPADPATKNNPKDKRYWQDVKTGSLKGIRFGAYIPLLKDSVYAVNIEKIKSLGGTVVEIEMETAANEGFSTLLNADMQADLPSYIKNYGSGTLSYRSVADILAYNRLDSTKRMPYGQGRIAGVTKATTSPDEMAQLRSNIRKNGVSYFEKPMQQHKLDVVLSINNRSAGLAAAANYPCLTVPMGYKTNGEPIGMTFIARPFEEDKLLKIGFAFEQATKARRLPDDYK; this comes from the coding sequence ATGAAAAAAGTATGTATTCTGCTATTGCTAGCTCTGGCTTCGTGCAAGGTGACCCAGAAATCGGCAATTCCCACCTGGACGCCCTACGATGAATCGGACGAGCTCGCCAAAACCGCAACCCACGAATCCCAGCGCATGCGGTTCAAGCTCATTCAGTCGAGGAACCTCGATAAAAATGAACTCTGGAAACAGGTGTCGAAGCAGTTGACCAATTTCTCTGCAAAGGACTATGAGGCTCTTAAACCGTTCATTCTGGAGCAGGACATTCCTACGTTGCAGGCTGCGGTTCAATCGGGAAAACTAACCTACGAGAAGCTGACGCAATGGTATCTGTACCGGATTGCAACCTATGAAAACGACCGCGACAAGTTTCTGAATAACCTGATCGCTATTAATCCCAATGCCGTAGCCGAAGCCCGCCAGCGGGATAAAAATAAGTCGGCGGTCAGCCATCCGATTTACGGGATGCCCATTATCCTGAAAGATAACATCAACCTGAGCGGCCTACCCACCACCGCCGGGGCTCAGGCCTTCAGCAACAACATCAGCCCGAAGGATGCGTTCATTGTCGATCGGCTTCAGGATCAGGGGGCTATATTTCTGGCCAAAGCTAACCTGAGCGAATGGGCCAATTTTATGTGTTTAGATTGTCCGAATGGCTACAGTGCAATGGGCGGCCAGACGCTGAACCCCTACGGCCGGAAACGGTTCGATACGGGTGGATCGAGTTCGGGCAGTGGCTCAACCGTAGCGGCTAACTATGCCGTCGGGGCAGTAGGTACCGAAACGTCCGGGTCCATTCTGTCGCCGTCAAGTGCCAACTCCCTTGTTGGCCTCAAACCCACAACGGGTTTATTAAGCCGGGGCGGCATTGTACCGATTTCTAGTACGTTTGATACGCCCGGCCCCATGACCCGAACCGTTGTTGACGCAGCCATTCTGCTGTCGGCCATGACGGGCGAAGACCCGGCTGATCCGGCTACGAAAAACAACCCGAAGGACAAACGCTATTGGCAGGACGTAAAAACGGGCAGCCTGAAAGGCATCCGGTTCGGGGCCTACATACCCTTGCTGAAAGATTCGGTCTATGCCGTGAATATCGAGAAAATCAAATCACTGGGTGGTACTGTCGTCGAGATTGAGATGGAGACAGCGGCTAACGAAGGCTTCAGTACGCTGTTGAACGCGGATATGCAGGCAGACCTGCCGAGCTATATTAAAAACTATGGCTCGGGCACGCTCTCCTATCGCTCCGTAGCCGACATTCTCGCCTATAACCGACTGGATTCGACCAAACGAATGCCTTATGGGCAGGGACGTATTGCAGGCGTCACGAAAGCAACGACCAGCCCCGACGAAATGGCTCAGTTACGGAGCAACATCCGTAAAAATGGGGTGAGTTATTTTGAAAAGCCCATGCAGCAGCACAAGCTGGACGTTGTCCTGTCGATCAACAACCGAAGTGCTGGTCTGGCCGCAGCCGCCAATTACCCGTGCCTTACCGTACCGATGGGCTACAAAACGAACGGAGAGCCCATTGGCATGACGTTTATTGCCCGGCCTTTTGAGGAAGACAAACTTCTGAAGATTGGCTTTGCATTTGAGCAGGCCACGAAGGCGCGTCGGTTACCGGACGATTACAAATAA
- a CDS encoding glucuronyl esterase domain-containing protein — MPQHLAFVLLMSLPFGAIAQQAAIDSSKYPLLKTFTPIQDQANMMQQLGIRKLRPGPSANESDPNHANYDEALADPCPQLPDVLTTRAGKKVTTPEQWWQVRRPELIEEFEREVYGRVPKNVPKVTWTAKVTDNEVVGRIPVVAKQMIGRVDNSDYPLISVNINMVLVLPQNVKGPVPVLMMFSFFPPALPAPAQPSLADMEKLNATFKEMMIRQNPEMKAIFDRYPAYAPITRLPGPNFFAPPPTGDSPPTEQLLAAGWGYCSVETSSIQADNGAGLTRGIIGLVNKGQPRKPDDWGALRAWAWGASRALDYLETEPQVNAKQVGIEGVSRYGKAALVTMAFDQRFALALIGSSGKGGTTLHRRVFGEAVESLASSGQYHWMAGNYLKYATEESTFGRKTGCDLPVDAHELLALCAPRPTFVSYGIPEKGDAKWLDQTGSYKATVAAGPVFRLLGARDLGVSANYTSEKMPPVLTGLMEGELAWRQHAGGHTDAPNFQYFIPWASKLLKYERAAR; from the coding sequence ATGCCGCAACACCTGGCCTTTGTGCTGTTAATGAGCCTGCCCTTTGGCGCCATTGCCCAACAGGCGGCTATCGATAGCAGCAAATATCCTCTGCTCAAAACGTTTACGCCCATTCAGGACCAGGCGAATATGATGCAGCAACTGGGCATCAGAAAGTTACGACCGGGGCCAAGCGCCAACGAATCAGACCCCAACCATGCCAACTACGACGAGGCCCTGGCAGACCCCTGCCCGCAGCTGCCCGATGTGCTCACCACCCGGGCCGGGAAAAAAGTAACAACGCCCGAGCAATGGTGGCAGGTCCGCCGACCCGAACTGATCGAGGAGTTTGAACGAGAGGTGTACGGCCGGGTCCCTAAAAACGTGCCAAAGGTGACCTGGACTGCTAAAGTCACCGACAACGAAGTGGTCGGCCGCATTCCGGTGGTGGCCAAGCAGATGATTGGCCGGGTCGATAACAGCGACTACCCGCTTATCAGCGTAAACATTAATATGGTGCTGGTTTTGCCGCAGAACGTGAAAGGCCCCGTTCCGGTCCTGATGATGTTTAGCTTCTTTCCTCCGGCCCTGCCTGCTCCGGCACAGCCTTCGCTCGCCGATATGGAAAAATTAAACGCGACGTTCAAGGAGATGATGATCCGGCAGAACCCGGAAATGAAGGCTATTTTTGACCGGTATCCGGCATATGCGCCCATAACCCGACTGCCCGGCCCTAATTTTTTTGCCCCACCCCCAACCGGCGACTCACCGCCGACCGAACAGCTGCTGGCGGCTGGCTGGGGGTATTGCTCCGTGGAAACGAGCAGTATTCAGGCGGATAACGGAGCTGGACTGACACGGGGAATCATTGGTCTGGTCAACAAAGGACAGCCCCGCAAACCCGACGACTGGGGGGCCTTGAGAGCCTGGGCCTGGGGAGCCTCGCGGGCGCTGGATTATCTGGAGACCGAACCGCAGGTAAATGCGAAACAAGTCGGCATCGAAGGGGTTTCGCGTTATGGGAAAGCGGCCTTGGTTACGATGGCCTTCGACCAGCGTTTTGCCCTGGCCTTGATCGGTTCATCGGGCAAGGGCGGGACCACCTTACACCGCCGGGTATTTGGAGAGGCTGTGGAAAGCCTTGCCAGCAGTGGCCAATATCACTGGATGGCCGGTAATTACCTGAAATACGCCACCGAAGAATCGACCTTCGGCCGCAAAACCGGCTGCGACCTTCCCGTTGATGCGCATGAGTTACTCGCCCTCTGCGCGCCCCGTCCTACGTTCGTCAGCTACGGAATCCCCGAAAAAGGTGATGCTAAATGGCTCGATCAGACCGGGAGCTATAAGGCTACAGTAGCCGCCGGACCCGTGTTCAGGCTACTCGGAGCCAGAGACCTAGGCGTAAGCGCCAATTATACGTCCGAAAAAATGCCGCCTGTCCTGACCGGTCTGATGGAGGGCGAACTGGCCTGGCGGCAACATGCGGGTGGCCATACGGATGCGCCCAATTTTCAGTATTTCATTCCCTGGGCCAGTAAACTGCTGAAGTACGAACGGGCGGCCAGATAA
- a CDS encoding sialate O-acetylesterase, whose product MQSRLLSAVKRCLLSLFLATPLTSPAQLRLPRLVSDGMVLQRNAPLKIWGWAGAGEKITVQFNNRTAKTVTGANGQWQVKLPPMPPGGPFTMAIAGNSRLQIKDILIGDVWFCSGQSNMVHQMNIHDVTYAKDIAEANYPQIRQFWVPTLTNLQAPQSDFPNGQWKAAVGEDVRPFSAVAYFFAKKLYSTYKVPIGIINASVGGTPIEAWTSEEGLTNFRDLKAVIDKNKDTTYINSLTRRASGNRPPAPPADLGMAGPAKWYDPAYVPKGWRPINVPGYWEDQGIRDLNGVVWYRKEVDLPAAMTGKVARVFLGRIVDADELYINGKLIGRTTYMYPQRRYAVPADVLKAGKNVFVVRVTNNGGKGGFVPDKPYCVFAGADTVDLKGTWQYKVGSVFRPIAGGGFGGGVNAQNQPTALYNAMVAPAINYAIKGFCWYQGESNAGKPQEYETLQTALINDWRQKWQGGNLPFLYVQLPGFMEYNYQPSESNWALLREAQRKALSVPNTAMVVAIDLGEWNDIHPDNKKDVGERLALAAMKTAYGENLVYSGPLYQSATIEGNKIVVSFTNTGGGLITRDGEELSEFAIAGKDKKFVWAKAIIEGNNVRVWSDEVPDPQYVRYAWADNPVNPNLYNKEGLPASPFRTDQ is encoded by the coding sequence CTCCCCTGAAGATATGGGGCTGGGCGGGTGCAGGCGAGAAAATCACCGTGCAGTTCAATAATCGGACGGCAAAAACGGTCACCGGCGCTAACGGGCAGTGGCAGGTCAAGTTGCCGCCTATGCCGCCGGGCGGGCCGTTTACGATGGCGATTGCCGGTAATTCCCGGCTTCAGATCAAGGATATCCTAATTGGCGATGTCTGGTTTTGCAGTGGGCAAAGCAATATGGTCCACCAGATGAACATTCACGATGTAACCTACGCCAAAGACATTGCTGAAGCCAACTACCCTCAGATACGGCAGTTCTGGGTGCCGACCCTGACGAACCTGCAGGCTCCCCAAAGCGATTTTCCGAACGGACAGTGGAAAGCCGCCGTTGGCGAGGACGTTCGGCCGTTTTCGGCGGTGGCGTATTTCTTCGCTAAAAAACTCTATTCAACCTATAAAGTCCCCATCGGCATTATCAACGCCAGCGTAGGCGGTACGCCGATCGAAGCCTGGACGAGCGAAGAAGGTTTGACCAATTTTAGGGACCTGAAAGCAGTCATTGACAAAAATAAAGACACGACGTATATCAACAGCCTTACCCGGCGGGCATCGGGCAACCGCCCACCCGCGCCACCGGCCGACCTGGGTATGGCCGGTCCGGCCAAGTGGTATGACCCCGCCTACGTACCGAAAGGCTGGCGTCCGATCAACGTTCCCGGCTATTGGGAAGATCAGGGTATCCGGGATTTGAATGGGGTGGTGTGGTACCGGAAAGAAGTCGATCTACCCGCTGCGATGACGGGTAAGGTCGCCCGGGTGTTTCTGGGACGCATCGTCGACGCCGATGAACTTTATATCAATGGCAAATTAATTGGCAGGACCACCTATATGTATCCTCAGCGTCGGTATGCGGTGCCGGCCGATGTGTTGAAAGCCGGAAAAAACGTATTCGTGGTGCGGGTTACCAACAACGGCGGGAAGGGCGGCTTTGTCCCCGACAAACCGTACTGTGTTTTCGCCGGAGCCGATACGGTCGACCTGAAAGGGACCTGGCAGTATAAGGTGGGGTCCGTTTTTCGACCCATTGCAGGGGGCGGCTTCGGTGGGGGTGTCAATGCCCAGAATCAGCCAACGGCGCTCTACAACGCCATGGTAGCCCCGGCCATAAACTACGCCATTAAGGGCTTTTGCTGGTATCAGGGCGAAAGCAATGCGGGTAAGCCGCAGGAGTACGAAACGCTGCAGACGGCCTTAATCAACGACTGGCGGCAGAAATGGCAAGGGGGTAACCTGCCTTTCCTTTACGTGCAGCTTCCCGGCTTCATGGAGTACAACTACCAGCCCTCAGAAAGCAACTGGGCCCTGCTGAGAGAAGCGCAGCGTAAAGCCCTGTCGGTTCCTAACACGGCCATGGTCGTAGCGATCGACCTGGGCGAGTGGAACGACATTCACCCCGACAACAAGAAAGATGTGGGTGAACGGCTGGCCCTCGCTGCCATGAAAACAGCCTACGGAGAAAACCTCGTTTACTCCGGCCCGCTGTATCAATCGGCAACGATAGAAGGAAATAAAATCGTGGTTAGCTTTACGAATACCGGCGGGGGGCTGATCACCCGCGACGGCGAAGAACTGAGCGAGTTTGCCATTGCAGGAAAGGACAAAAAATTTGTGTGGGCGAAAGCTATAATCGAAGGAAACAACGTACGGGTGTGGAGCGATGAAGTTCCCGACCCCCAGTACGTCCGGTATGCCTGGGCCGATAATCCGGTCAACCCCAATCTATATAATAAAGAAGGCCTGCCGGCCTCCCCTTTCCGAACCGATCAATAA